The DNA segment CCTCCATCATGCGGTCCCGGCCGAGCAGGAgagagcggcgccggccactGCAGCGCCCTGCACCACCTCCACCGCGGTCCCGCGCCCCCGGGTTCATTGGCCCCATGCTGATCGTCATGGTGGACGGGAGAGACGGGAAAGGAATGTTTGATGGGACGAGCTGGGCGCTCGCTGACTCCCAGCCAGCAGCGACGTCTTGGCATATCCGTTCTGGCGGCGCGAAGCGAGGGAGATCGCCGCGAGAGCGGTCCCGCGGTGGGTACCGTCTGGGAGGAAGGCCAGCGTCTCATTGGTAGCTCGGTCTTTAGCAATCCCCGTCATACGCTGAGCGGGAGTAGGCTGCGCATCGATCGCCCGAGCGCCCCAGCCCGCACCAACAAAGGGTTCCACGTACCCAGATCTAGCCGGACCAAGCCAGATCAAGTCTGCCACGAAATGAGGTAAGTCATCGCGACCGCGCCGCAACTGCCACCGGACCGTTCTGTGTTGGTCTAAGCTATTTCCGGCCCGCACGCACACGAACCCGTCCTCGGTCAGCGACGCGGCACCGTCGGTGCCACAGCGGCTGCGCGTCGTCGGCCCTCTAACGACCCGGCCCCCCTGCGATGAACGAATTCCGGATCACGAGAGGCCATTCGTGCGTTCCGTGCCAGCACCGCAAGATCAGGTGCACCGGCCAGGCGCCGTGCGCCTACTGCATCAAGACAGGCAAGGACTGCGTCCGGCCGCCCCCACGCTCCCCCCGTTCCGGGGACGGCCGCTCGCGCGCGGGGCGTTCTGCtgccgccccggcccggccgaaCCCGGACGCAGGGGGCGGCCTGGTCATCGTCAGCGGAGACGGCCGCCGCTACGTGGAGGAGTAAGTCACCGTGCCGCTCCGCGCTGCCCCTGGCTCGGCTCCCGTCTCTTGGCCATTTTCTCACGCTCCTACCAGCAACAAACTGTGGACCACCTTGGGCAACGAGGTAAGCTGGCACTGCCGCCCCTGCACGCTCCCTCGGCTAACCGTCATCGACCATTCGACACAACAGCTCCAGACAAATGATGTCGCCAGCGTCGGCAGCCCGGCGTCGACCGCCAGCTCCGGCCGGGATAATGCTTCGTCTTCGGAAACAGCGCTATTCTTCGGCCGGCAGAGACTGGACAACCTGGCACTCCTGCACCCCTCGGCGGTTCAGGCTTTCAACCTTTGGCAGGCATTCCTCAGCAACGTGCACCCCCTGACCAAGCTGCTTCATGCGCCCTCGGTGCAGGAGACCATCCTCAGGGCGGTCTCGGAGCCTTCCTCGATGGCCCGGTCCACGGAAGCACTGATGTTTGCCATCTACCTTCTCGCTGTCGTCTCCATGCCCGATGATGACTGCCGGAGAGTCCTCGGCGACACCAAAGAGAAGTTGCTCGACAAATACTGCCGCGCCACCGAAGAAGCGCTGAACAGGGTAGACTTCTTGCGGTCGACCGACCTCGAAGTCTTCCAAGCGTTCGTGCTGTACTTGGTGAGCTCTTCTTCCAGGCCATGCCGCCCTTGGTGAAGGCAAACTACCTAACATTGCCCAGCTGGCCCTGCGCCACCTCTGCGACCACTCGATCCTGTGGCTTTTGACGGGATTGGCGACGCGTATCGGTCAGCGAATGGGCCTGCACCGTGAAAGCTCGCTGAAAGGGCTGTCGCCCTTTGAGGCCGAGATGCGCCGTCGCGTCTGGTGGCAGGTTGTCATCTTAGATGGGCGTGCTGCCCAGCTCGCTGGGGCATCCATGAGGCCGGATGGCGACCTGCTCCGCGACATCAAGCAGCCCATCAACATCAACGACAGCGATCTTGTTCCCTCCATGGGCACGCTTCCCCCACCCTCGACGAGCGTCACAGACATGGTGTTCTGCTCCGTCCGCTACGAGATCGGCACCTGGATGATCCAAAATGATTCGCTGTTGGGGCCGACCCCGCCCGGCGAGTCGTCCAAAACCAAGTTCATGAAGTCgatcgacgagctcgagtgCCAGCTGGAAGAGAAGTACCTGCGCGGAATAGATACCAACGTGCCTCTGAACCTCCTCACCACCTACCTCGCACAATCGGCCGTCAGCCAGCTGAGGCTGTCGGTCTACGACCCCATCCATCAACCCGAGCGAGATGCCGACCTCGGCCGTGACCAGCTCCACATCATCTTCGAGAACAGCTTGAAGGTCATCCAGTTCGACATCCTGGCCAACTCCACTCCGTCGCTTCGACGCTACATCTGGCACGTCTCCAACTTCTTCCCCTTCGAGACCTTCGTCTTGCTCGTCAGCACTCTTCCGGGACGGGCTGCCGGCCCGATAGTCGACGTTGCTTGGGACGTCATCAACCAGGTCTACGAACTGCACCCCTGCTTCATCACGGACACGTCGGACCCGCTGTACTCTGCCCTCGGGGACCTGACCCTGAAGTCGTGGAGCCGGTGGTGCGCGGtcgcgcgggcggcagcgctcGACCAGCCGCATGAACCGCCTTGCATTGCCAAGCTGTTGGCCGAACGGGGCGCCCCGCAGCCGGCATtcgcctgcgcgccgagcctcgcgcaggtcgagaatcctcctgctcctcctccgtcgACCACGGGTGACGTGGAGGTGGCAGCTGCTGTGCCGCAAAACCAGGGTGACTatccgctgccgctggtcgACGACATGGATGCCACCGTGGACTGGGCGTTTTGGCAGCAGTTGCTCGAGAGCTCGGGACCTGCCGGGTGGGATCAGCAAGATCTGTCTACTGTTGCTTCATGGATGGCGAACTTCGGCTATCCCGGATAGGGGCTTCGGCCCGTCCTCGCTCGCGGCGTTACCGCCGTCAAGCTGCGAATTGAAGGAACAGGCGTCAAGTTGGGGCAAACACGCCAGCGACCTGCTATTGAAAGCATCAGATGCAACGCCTCGGCGACTGACGAGCGCTCATAGCTCCCTGAAGCTGTAAAAGAGGCTCAATGGTGAAGGCTTGGTCGCGATGCGGTTTAATTAGCTGACGTTCTCCGCCCACCTCACCAGCCCCGGGTTCTACCATGTGCTCccgttttccttttttcctttttttttttttttttccggTCAGCTGTGCCATCCTGGCTTCGAATAGTGTAGCATGCCTGTAGCACGTCCTTAGGTGCGTGTATCGTCGATAGCACCGCTGTCAATACCCGGCTTCGTATCGAAACGCACCTATCTTGACGAGCAGAGATTGATCGCCAATCCCGCGTTGCGCCCATAGCGCCCCTTTTTTTGAGGCCATCATTGCTTTAGATTGCCTGGCACTAAGTCATGCTGTATGCTAGGTATTCTGCTACATACGTTGCATGTTGCCGCTCAGCTTTTCCGAGAAGTCGGACAGTCGTGGAGGTCAGCTTAATGCGCAGCTGGATGGCCCAAAGCACACAACGTCGATTGAGACCCGCTGACTCGGAGTTGAAAGACTGCGAGGAACACGCCGCTAAGCACCCTCTAACACTCTGCACTGCTCAAGTGGCGGCTGGCCGTATAAAACCTTCCCCCCGCGGAAGCTCCTCTCGATGCTGCGCCTAGCCGATTCTCGCGTGGCCGCCTCATAGGCCTTGATGCTGGCCAGCGAGCCGCCGTCCGACCCCGCAAGCGCCTGCACCAGCGCGACGGCATCCTTGATTGCCGTGGgtgcgccgacgccgccggccggcgacaTGACGTGGATGGCGTCCCCGACGAGCGTCACAAACTGCGAGCTCGCCCACTCGGACAGATCCGGCGTAGACGAGATCACGCGCAGCGACGCCGCGAACGTCTCGTCCTGGAGCTCGACCAGGCATCTCGCCGAGTCGTCCCACTCCTCCGTCAGCATCAGAGCGAGCTCCTTGGCCGTTCTGGAGGCAAAGGTGCTGGCCACCATCTGCTCGGTAAGACCCAGGAGCTTGGACGGGGCCAGCATCGACCAGTACACGTAGTCCTCGGGCAGGTCCTCGCGTCCCGGCTCGCCGCGGTGCGGGAAATGCATGCGCTCAACGAACATGCTGACCGGCAGCTCCGAGTTGAAGATGATCTGCTGGACCACGGGCGCCACGTCGCGCACGACGGTAAAtccccgcagcagccggggATGGATgcgccgctgcagctccGGCGTCAGATGCGTGCGTCCGTAGATGCAAACGGCTTCCGGGTCGACGAGCTTGTGGTGCGGCACATGCTTTGCGCGGATGCGCGAgcgcccgccgtcggcccCGACGAGCAGCGTGCCGGACGCGGAGGTGCCGTCGGCGAAATGCACCGTCACCGGGCCATCCTCGTTGCGCTCGTTGATCTCGAAGCGCGTCGCCTCCTTGCCCCAATGGATGCGGTCCTCGAGGCCCCGCAGGAGCACTCGCCTCAGGAATCCGCGGTCGACATTGCATGGCTTGGGGCCGCGCAGGGCACGGCGTGCAAGCACCCGTCCGTCGATGGCGTTGATGGTCGTCTCAGTCATGACGGTCTCTGCCGTTTGCGCCTCGAACTCGGCGAACAGCTCCGGCGGCATCAGGTACTGCAGGTCGGGCACCGAGTCCGGAAAGATCTTGATCCTGTAGCCCTGGGCGCGGGCGTCGGGCGTGTCGTCGCGCTCGAAGACTGAACAGCGGATACCGTGCTTCGTAAGGCCTTGGGCGAGGCACAAGCCGCCCAATCCAGCTCCGACGATCAGGACATTGCGGGGGGCGGCTCCCCCGGCGGCTGCAGACATGACGTCGAGGAGACCTTGTTATCTAGACTCTAATTGGGAAAGGGGAAGTGCAGGCGAGGGGCCTGGAGAAtgccagcggcggcagagAGGTCACCTACGTGtttaagtaggtagtttGGATTACGCTCTCGGAAATCGGAGCGAACTGCATCTCCATGGTGTTGGCTTTTAAAGATCGGGAACGAAGGTTCCGGCTCCGGAATCACATACCCTGAGCTAGAATGTCGGGTCCGGCCCCCAACCAGTCGGGTGTGCCTGGAAGAAGCACATTCGGCTATCGTCCGAGTGGTTTGGGGGCCAAGCGGCTGCAGGTGCACGCACTCATGCGGCTCACGCACATATGTACTACACCAGTGTAGTGGGTACAGTGCAAGGGGCTTGCCGAAGGCAGGGGAATCATAGGGCCCGGGGAAGTTGAGGCTTAGACTTGGTTTTGGGATCGAGGGATGTCGGGCTGCAGAGTCTAGGCTTACGGGACTTCAGGAGACGGGAATAGCACCAGATACATGACCATGTCTGCGGTAATGAGAACCGGCCAACACGGTAAGCAGAGCGACATTGGCAAAGAAAAGATCTCGGACAGCGACCCAGAAGCCGGGTTGGTGATTCCAGCAGACTAGCGTACGGGCAGGCTCAGTACAGGACAACCTTCTCGTCGTGCATCTTGCCGTCCTTCTccagctgcgccagcaccaccttGATGCGCTCGACAAGCGCCTTCCCGTAGCCGGGGCTGCTAACGGCAGGAGCGGGAATGGTCAGATCGGGCCGCAGCCAGGGAATGGGGTGGATGCCGGCTGCGGCCCGCATCATGACCTCGATAGCGGCGTCGTCGTAGCCGCCGCCCAGAATGACGGCCACCGGCTTCTTCGAGTAGTCGTGGCTGCCCAGCGCCGACTGGGTCTCCACCTCCTGCTCGCCCCGGAGAATGGCCGGGATCTGGGTGGCGCCGGCCTCCTGGTTCATGATGAAATGGATCACTGCGCGGCCTCTGTCAGCTCTGGCTTCGTCTGCCGTGCAAGCGGAAGCCACGGACCGTCGAACTCGGGTTTGAGATCGGCGATGACGCCGCTGCCAATGGCCTCGGTCCTGCCGCACAGAATCACGGGAGCGCCCATTCTCGAAGGGAGCGAAGTGGCGGATGTCGGTTTCGGTTACGACACTGAAGACTCGAGAGGAGCGCAGAGGGGCTTGGCGGCTGTTGGCCAGAACGTGCGTACGGACGGATAGTGCACAAAGAAGTTGTGACGACTCACGCTATGAAAGAGCAACCGCAGAGGAGGGTTTTTGAAGACGAGGAGTGTCAAGGCGGGCAGGCTGTTAGCTATATGCCAAGCTCTTACACGCACCGGGTGTTGAACAAACTGTACACTAAGAAGGTAGTGGCGCAACGCTTATGCCAAGCTGCGAACTGTGCCTCCACACCGCATCACTTGCAGCCCCCAAAGTGTAGCACAGGAGTGGAGTCGTACACTAACTTTGTAAGCACCACTCCCATCTGCGCCCGCTTGGCCCCCAACCCGGCCCTCGGCCACGAGACAGCCGAAGCGCGAGCGTCCACGTGTGCGGATGAGCTAATCGGCAAGTTGTCACCGGCCTGGAGTCGTCCCACAGATCGATGGCAGCACAGTGCGCGCCGAACTCGAGCGAGTCCTCCGCAACCCGACACTAAGACTCTGGTCAACTCCAACCTCTTCGACTCAATTCAATCTAGTGCAACGCAATTCAGTGCAAATTGGTCCTGTGTCAGTCAAATCTGGCCCTGGGTTGGAGTTGTTTGAATTGCCTATTTGCCAAGACCGTAATACCTCGCCATGTTGTCTCCTGGCTATGCATCTAGCCATCACCCAGCTTAATTCCCCGGTTGAGTCCGACATTAAGGGATCACTCCTTCAAGAGACAAAGCCACCCAACAGCCCTGTTTTCCTCTTGGCTTTGGCATCAAACGGAGCTACAAGAGCGCACCATTGGGGGTGGCCGAGATACCAGGTAGTCTCCTTAGTCAGAGGCAATATGTTGATCCCTCCGGAAATATTTTTCTCTGAAAAATGATCCCTTCTTTTAAAGATAGGTGCGAACAGACACTAGCAAGGACTCGCGCTTAAGGGAGCGACAGCAAGTCTGGTTGCCCGCTCCATCCGTCTCTAGGTGTGGCTTGGAGGCAGGTGAAAGAGGGCACAGATTGACAACATACCGAGCCTAAGTTCGACGCGACGAGAATCTGAAGACAGGGTTCACCCGGGAATGGAAGTCCTCACTATTCCGCTGCAGGATGCCGGGACTCAGCCTCGCCCACCTTCTCACGTCGTGCTGCGGGCGATGCCAATCCCCTGAGCTAGCCGCAACCCGGCGCAGCTGTCGCCCACGGCGGGGTGAATGGAAACCAATGCTGAACGCTGGAGAAGAGCATGGAAGATAGAGCAGTCTGCTGCTTAAACAAGTGCCCCCCACGAATCGCCAGCGCTGTCTAGCCTGTCAGTCTCTTAGATGTCGTTGTAGGTCAGCATCCGGGGCTCCTCCTGCCGTGCCACCAGCCACGCCCAGGCGGCAGACGGGGCGTAGCTGGAAGTGGTCGAGTACGACCGCCCGTAGTCGGCGCGCTCGAACACGGTCGGATCCGCGCTCTTCATGCGCGAAACACTCTCCGGGGTGGCGACGGCCAGGAAGGAGTCCCgctccgggccggcggccagcgccctGCTGCTTCGTCAGCATGCATTCACGACGACGCGCGGTCCCGCGGGGGATGGGCAGGCACCTACAGGGCGTTGCCGAAGATGCCGTGGCACAGGCTCGGTTCCTTCCGGAGCAGCCCCTGGGTCCGGATGCACTCCCTGGCcctgccgacggcggcgtcgatgcGGGCGTGCAGGGCCGGGAAATGCGGGCGCAGggccagcagcgacagcaCGAAGCCGGGGGCGCCGTGGCAGAACTGCACGAGCCccttgccggcggcgccgctctcCTCGGAGCTGGGCCAGTTGCCGTCGGGCAGCTGCAGGCCCAGcagggcctcgacgacgggCTGCAGGCGGGGGGcgagcgagggcgaggtcAGGACCAGCTGGGTGACGATGCCGATGTCGCCGTGCACGGCGCCCAGATAGCGGCGGCCGTGCCAGGTCCAGCGCGGGCCGCGGTTCAGGATGGTGTTGGAGATCTCGGCGATGGCCGGGTCAACGAGCTCGCTGCTGGCGGGGGCCCAGTGGCGGGCCATGCGCAGCAGATACAGAgtgccggcgcggccgtaGAGCATCTCGTCCGGGtagtcgtcgacggcgatgaCCTGGCCGACCGAGTCGACGAACCGGCGCACGTCGCGCGGGTCGCGGGTCACGGCGCAGCGCACGGCCTCATAGGCCAGCCGCTCGTCGCCGATACCGCAGCCGTGAGCGCCGAGGCGCAGGTTGTGGCCGCGCGAGCCTTCGGCGATGTAGGCGCGGGCCCAGTGCTCCGCTGGGCGGCCGCTGACGGTGAGGCCGGGCCGCAGCGACGacgcctgcagcagcaggtaCGCCATGCCGGTCGGCCCGCTCCAGAGGCCGTGCAGCGCCTCGGGCGCATaccggctgcgcggcgggtAGTTGGTGACGAtgtcctcgagcgccgcctgcAGATAGGCGTCGGTGTTGGTGTCGCCGAGGGTGGGGTGGGGTGGCGCGATCACGAGGTATCGCGGGGCCATGGCAAGTCTGCTGGGCTGGGCAGGGGTGCAGATAGATTGTGCGTGGCGGGCAGGGATTTGGGAGAGGGGGATGGGGTGGGAACTGGGAAGTTCGAAAGTGGAACCGGTCGATGGGCGCCGGGACAGTTGCCGGTGATGGGGACTGCCCAGCAGCCGATGTCCGATTTGAGCTGCGCTGTGAAGTGATAGCTGATAGCTGATGGACTCGAGTCGACGCTGGCGAGCCTTTGGCGAGAGAAAAGGCGCAAAGCGCAGGTCGCCGGCCGCTCTGCAGTCTGCAAGTCTGCAGTCTGGCCCGGGCTGTCGTCAAGCTGTCGGCAGCAGGAGCTTGGCAGTTGGCAgttggcggcggggcagTTCCAAGATCGTAACTCGTAAAACAAAATCGAATTTCGACCCCCTAACATCCACGAGATACCAGTATCTACCTCCTCCTACACTAGCACAGCACTTGGCCAACGGCCAACACGGCCGCCTGGAGATCTCGCGACGCTTTGGGGAATGCATGCTCCGCCATAATGTGGCGACATCAACGGAGCAGCAAGGAGCAGCACGGTGATAATGATGTCACCCTGAGACAAGCGATTCGACGCGGCCAGCCCTAACCCTCGCCTGCCCAGCCAAAATGCATGCATTCCCTCTGGCTGCAAGAGCAAACGGCGGTCCGCCAATCCATCATCTCCACACTCATCACCATCGCCCCCTTCTCGAATCTCCTTGGGCTCCGGCAGTGAGCGAAggccttccaggttgcctGGCCAATGCGCTGCTTTCCACGAACTAGCAAGTTAGTGTACGCTAGCTGGCTGTCCGCGCCGGCTAATTTACAACGGGCAATGGAATGTGGTCTCAGGGGCTTCTAGTGTAGCCCCGGCGAATTCCGCTTCCCCAGCTTCGGGCGCGCTTCCCCGCACTTCCATCCTTCCATCCCCGCCCGCGACCCCGTTTTCTTGACAGGGGATAGGAGGATGCACACAAAACTGTGTCTGTAAATAAACAGCATTGTGCAGTGGAGAGGCCGTCGGGCTAGTACCTGTCGCATTGACGGGTCTAGACGCGAAGTCAGAATCGCAACGGTGCAGCGCGCagcccggcagcagctcaATCTCGAGCCACGGCGAAGCAACCCGGACATTTGGCACACGGCTTACTCAATATCGCAGCGACAGCAGCTGGAGCGTGCCATTGCGGCCCGACATTCTGCGGTCCACTCGGATGAATGCGTTGCAGTGCACAGACAGAATTAGCACGCCAACGGTGCTGTCCCCTTTTACCCGGGCTCGCTCTGCGCTGCTCATATCGGCTGAATGGCAGCAGCGCTAGCTCCCGCAGGGGAAATGAGCCCAGCAGCTCGGACCCAACATCCAGCAGCCCGGTCGGCGGCCCGGCCTCGATGTGTAGGGCAACATCCGCATAACGTTACTTGCCAAGGGCCCGAGCCCTGCGTCGCCGGGGCCAGCGTCGCATCCCGCCAGGACCAAGGTCGCACTGGCGACGACAGCAACATCCGGGTCTGGTCTGCTGTGGTAACAGTGGTGGGCACGATGCAGGTGCATTTGCTGGGGATGATGGCATTGCGGACCGCGGGCctgcgcgcgccgcctggcTCTGATAAATAGAGCTGCCCGTCGCCCGCCGATCCGCACCGCTGCACCCCGTCTGCACCCTGTCACCGTGATCACCGCCTGCCGCTCGTTTCGTTTCCGGCTGCCTCCACGATGCATCTCGCCTCCGCGTTGCTCTTCCTCGCCTCGCTGCCCCTCGGGCTGGCGGGCAAGGACAAGGGCAAGCCGTGCAAGAAGGGCCTCAACACGCTCGCCAAGCAGGCCGGCCTCAAGTACTTCGGCTCGGCCACCGACTCGCCGGGCTTccgcgagcgcgccggctACGAGGCCGTGTACCCGCAGTACGACCAGATCATGTGGAAGTCGGGCGAGTTCCACATGACGACGCCCACCAACGGCATGAAGGTGCGCCTCCCCGGCCGTGTCCGGCCCCCCAGTCGCCCCTCATGACGCTGACACCGCCGCAGTGGGTCTTCACCGAGCCGGAGCGCGGCGTGTTCAACTTCACCGAGGGCGAGATCGTGGCGTCGCTCGCCAAGCAGAACGGCTTCATGCTGCGCTGCCACGCGCTCGTCTGGCACAGCCAGCTCCCCGACTGGGTCACGGCGACCAACTGGACCGCCGCTGAACTGCGCCAGATCATCGTCAACCACATCACCCACGTGGTCGGCCATTGGAAGGGCCAGTGCTATGCCTGGGACGTCGTTAACGAGGCGCTCAACGAGGACGGCACCTACCGCGACTCCATCTTCTACCAGGTGCTCGGCGAGGAGTACATCAAGCTGGCCTTTGAGACTGCCTCCAAGATTGACCCGCATGCCAAGCTGTACTACAACGACTACAACCTCGAGTATCCCGGCCCCAAGGTCACCGGCGCCCAGAACATCGTCAAGATGCTCAAGACCGCTGGCATCCgcatcgacggcgtcggcctgcagtcgcacctcgtcgccgagagCCACCCGACGCTCGACCAGCACATCGACGCCATCCGGTCCTTCTCcagcctcggcgtcgaggtcgcccTGACCGAGCTCGACGTCCGCCTGACGCTGCCCGCCAACGCGACGAACCTGGCCGAGCAGAACGACGCCTACAAGAACGTGAGTGTCGAATGCGTGCGCGCTGTGCCTCTGTGCTCCAAGCTGACCACCCCTTAGATCGTCGGCGCCTGCGTCCAGGTCCGCGGCTGCATCGGCGTCACCATCTGGGACTTCTACGACCCCTTCAGCTGGGTCCCCGCCACCTTCcccggccagggcgcgccgctgctgtggTTCGAGAACTTCACCACCCACCCGGCGTAccacggcgtcgccgaggccctgACGAACAAGACCACCCGCGGCCGGGCCCGGCGCGCCCAGCTGCGGAGCGCCTAAGTAAGGCGAGGCAGTAGAGCCGTGGCTTCTCTTCTTGTCCATAGTAAAAATACCCTACGGTGGCTGTCTGCCCTGCCTCCGTAAGTCTGAAGCGAAGCTTTACGCCCTGGTAATTTACAGAGAAATCGACACTGTGAGAATCGCGCTAAGTCACATGATTTGAGCCTCTCGACCAATCGCTCCTCGAAAAACTCTGTCGAAAAAGCCCAGTAACTGAAGCGAAGCTTAGCTTCGCCCGTCAGTGCACACACTGTGTGTATGTAACACTTTCCGGAGCTCATCTTGAAGCTTCGCTTTAATAATCTTTAATTCATTGCGCCTACGCGTTTCCTCAGGGGCGCTTAATGGATGTCCCGCCGTGTGCAACTTCGTGAACGCCAGCGCTCTTTCCCTTCCTGCGTTCCAGCCTGCGTCCGGGACGCCCGAGGGCGTCTGCCAGCCGTCAGCGAGCGCTTTCCGCTCGCAATCGGCAGCATGCAGTGGCGGGCATGTTTACCGTGGTGGCGCAGATCTCGCCGAAGTTGGTTGCATTGCCCAGCAGTGTAGGTGCTAGCGCCAGTCGGCGACGATGGTCAGATTTCGTTGGGGCTGGGCGTGGATACCGGGACGCCCAAACAGCAGGCCGAGCCCTTCATCTCACGCGGAAAGCCAGCCCGGACTTAACTATGGAAGTGGGCATTCTCGAGCAGCTTGTATTAGCACGGCCGCCCTAAGTCAAGCCCGAAGCCAATGTTTGGAAATAATGAAGCCCTCAGGATTGAGAATTCCCTGGTGGCCTGGTGCAGCAAATCACCGGGCTATACCAGCTAGCCTGGAGGCTGGGTCGAGAAGGCGAAGGGCAGCACCGGGGCTAGAATGCTAGCTCGAAGACCTGGTCTTAGTCCAGGATCACACATCCTTACTCCAGAATCCTGACCGCGCCACATATGATGGTGCTGCCACCAAGCCGTCAACCAGCCAGTGTTGGCACTTCAAACTCGCTAATAATCAGCTGTAGGAGGGGCCTTGTGGCAAAGGCCATTACCATACGAGAGAGCAAGTGCCATATACGACTGCCAGAAGCGCACGCCTCCGGGACCAGCTGCAGCCCCGGCGTCACCGAGAGCTTGAGACCAACCCTTTTAGCAAATAGCAAAGCCGGAATGCATGGCGTAGGTCGACGACTTTCGCCGGCCGTTCCAGAGGCTGCCTAGCCGGTCCGGGCATGCCATTTTCTTCTCCGCTCTGTGGCATCCTTTCCAACCGACTACATTTCGTGCTTCAGAACCTGCGCAACATCGGGAAGGGGGTGATCAAGAGCATCTCGCGAGACCCGCGCGTCATGAGTGGACTGTTGCGGTCGGAAATAATTAGGCGCGACATATTCCCCTTGGAGGCAGCTCAGCGTCACCTCGCACATTACGTTTCCGGCCCTGCGAGTCGATGCCAACCTAGTGAGCAGAAGTCAGGAATCAACGGCTGGTTTGCCTGTTCAGGGGCCGCACCAAACAGGGAGAACTTCAAAACCAGGctcgccgcctgccgccagGAACACGCAGCACATTCAAGAGTGGACAAGATCCAGGCTGACGACACTATTAATCGGCGACATCGCCGCGGGAAGAGTGTTACTCCGTCTCTCTTGATTGGTTGCTGGGGCATACTCGGGTGCTGATGCTCGGGCCTAGCTCGGGGCAACAGACAGGCTCCGTAGACAGCTGGAGCATGGAAAGTGGGAGAAAGGCTGGAATTGGTCGCTTGGTGGGTTGGTTGCTAGGTGGATAGTTTCTCCCAGTGCGAGTGCCCTAAAAAACCGGCGGCCCGTGTTCCTGGTCTCGCTGGTGTGCAGCCTGGTCGGCAACGTCGGCTGCGC comes from the Thermothielavioides terrestris NRRL 8126 chromosome 4, complete sequence genome and includes:
- a CDS encoding glycoside hydrolase family 10 protein (CAZy_ID 269893); the encoded protein is MHLASALLFLASLPLGLAGKDKGKPCKKGLNTLAKQAGLKYFGSATDSPGFRERAGYEAVYPQYDQIMWKSGEFHMTTPTNGMKWVFTEPERGVFNFTEGEIVASLAKQNGFMLRCHALVWHSQLPDWVTATNWTAAELRQIIVNHITHVVGHWKGQCYAWDVVNEALNEDGTYRDSIFYQVLGEEYIKLAFETASKIDPHAKLYYNDYNLEYPGPKVTGAQNIVKMLKTAGIRIDGVGLQSHLVAESHPTLDQHIDAIRSFSSLGVEVALTELDVRLTLPANATNLAEQNDAYKNIVGACVQVRGCIGVTIWDFYDPFSWVPATFPGQGAPLLWFENFTTHPAYHGVAEALTNKTTRGRARRAQLRSA